A genomic segment from Geitlerinema sp. PCC 7407 encodes:
- a CDS encoding sterol desaturase family protein, with translation MGVFVIFVLLVAWTVARSDGRRSLMVRSPGDWLLDLLGLNVQGLVVPLVQSVLAIQMGRWLWPAAQRTLVLPGAIAFGLSFVVVDYLYYWNHRWLHSPWGWPLHQVHHTLTQVDVLGTSRNTLWSSVFIVYWWIHGLFLYWLADPWAYGLGMTLTAMLDLWRHSGADLPPWLTRILSPWLILPADHARHHTGAIAGNYGANFKLWDRLHGTYQTATPSVPVTSKSSLTLAQKLLWPFPMPFAHPKSYDTP, from the coding sequence ATGGGCGTATTTGTCATATTTGTCTTGCTGGTGGCCTGGACCGTGGCGAGATCTGACGGGCGGCGATCGCTGATGGTGCGATCGCCCGGAGACTGGCTGCTCGATCTCCTCGGCCTGAATGTCCAAGGGCTGGTGGTGCCGCTGGTGCAGAGCGTGCTGGCGATCCAGATGGGGCGCTGGCTCTGGCCTGCTGCCCAGAGGACGCTGGTGTTGCCGGGGGCGATCGCCTTTGGCCTGAGCTTCGTCGTGGTTGACTATCTCTACTACTGGAATCACCGCTGGCTCCACAGTCCCTGGGGATGGCCGCTCCACCAAGTCCACCACACTCTTACCCAGGTCGATGTTCTGGGCACCTCCCGAAATACCCTCTGGAGCAGCGTGTTTATTGTGTACTGGTGGATACACGGTCTCTTTCTCTACTGGCTGGCGGACCCCTGGGCCTATGGCCTGGGCATGACCCTCACGGCCATGCTGGATCTGTGGCGTCACAGCGGCGCAGATCTGCCGCCGTGGCTCACGCGGATACTATCCCCCTGGCTGATTTTGCCTGCCGATCACGCGCGGCACCATACAGGGGCGATCGCCGGCAACTACGGCGCCAACTTCAAGCTCTGGGACCGTCTCCACGGCACCTACCAGACCGCTACTCCCTCCGTACCTGTGACCTCAAAAAGCTCTCTCACCCTGGCCCAAAAACTACTGTGGCCTTTTCCTATGCCCTTCGCTCACCCAAAGTCCTATGACACTCCTTAG
- the pgmB gene encoding beta-phosphoglucomutase has protein sequence MSETHRNSSLFSRTPHALASYHPNVAQPGRFVIETAEETFNPTQLQHKETVFTLSNGYLGTRGTFEEGFLGACPATLINGVYDRAPIVFTELANCPDWLPLTLSLGGDRFRLDRGEVLRYQRSLDLVSGVLRRDVRWRSPSGYTFELHFERFVSLADDHVLALRCQVTSVDFAGPVTVQAALNGYADNEGLLHWNWIDQGGDGAGAWLHMRSRHSQIDLGMAMRLRFQGAEAIAHRAGFQGCPTVEMSFDLQPDQTVAVDKCVTIYTSRDGVASPVATAQEAIATLPSYGELLAAHEAAWAAVWRTNDVVIEGDDAAQLAIRYNLFQLLSAAPRHNDRVSIPAKTLSGFAYRGHVFWDTEIFVLPMLTLTQPAIARNLLTYRYHTLAGARAKAKALGYEGAMYVWESADTGEEVTPTWVPHFNGKDLVRIWCGDLEVHISTDVAYAAWQYWQATGDRDWLLRCGAEMILDTAVFWGSRAQWNAAGDRYDVRDVIGPDEYHDRVDNNAFTNRMVQWHLQTALDLLDWLRTEDPERAAALTAQLDLSAARLAHWRAVIEKLWIAYDPETRLVEQFEGFFGLEEIDLASYEPRDRSMQVILGIEGASDRQVLKQADVLMMLYLLRQVAWQQSPEATAGLVGCDRATLQANWDYYVPRTDHTYGSSLGPPIHAVLACDLDQPEAAYEHFMRAALVDLADVRGNAHEGIHAASAGGVWQAVIFGFGGVQFTPHGPIAAPKLPAHWKRLAFQLQWQGQTYTFDLRAEPMRQIQPSLLPIQGVIFDLDGVLTDTSEFHYLGWKRLADEEGLAFDREANEALRGVSRRDSLRRLLGDRTVTEAQFQAMMDRKNQYYLELIRTITPEHLLPGVKNLLEELRSAGLRVAIGSASKNAQEVVQRLGISHYIDAIADGHCVLHSKPAPDVFLYAANQLGLTSAACVVVEDAASGIEAALRADMWAVGLGPVDRVGAAHVVLPNLADIHWSELLRRLSWVAHPSAQGVTLQHLQQRSALAS, from the coding sequence ATGTCAGAAACCCACCGAAATTCCAGCCTCTTTTCCCGGACTCCCCATGCCCTTGCCTCTTATCATCCCAATGTTGCGCAGCCAGGCCGGTTCGTCATCGAGACGGCTGAGGAAACGTTCAACCCTACCCAGCTTCAGCACAAGGAAACAGTCTTCACGCTGAGCAATGGCTACTTGGGAACGCGCGGCACCTTTGAAGAAGGCTTTTTGGGGGCCTGTCCCGCGACGTTGATTAATGGCGTGTACGATCGCGCGCCGATCGTGTTTACAGAGTTGGCAAACTGTCCCGACTGGCTGCCGCTGACGCTATCTCTGGGGGGCGATCGCTTTCGCCTCGATCGCGGAGAGGTGCTGCGCTACCAGCGATCGCTCGACCTCGTTAGCGGGGTGCTGCGGCGGGATGTCCGCTGGCGCAGCCCGTCGGGGTATACCTTCGAGCTGCATTTTGAGCGCTTTGTGAGCTTGGCTGATGACCACGTGCTGGCCCTGCGCTGCCAGGTGACCTCGGTGGACTTTGCGGGGCCGGTGACGGTGCAGGCGGCGCTCAACGGCTACGCCGACAATGAAGGACTGCTGCACTGGAACTGGATCGATCAGGGTGGCGATGGGGCGGGGGCGTGGCTGCACATGCGCAGTCGCCACTCCCAGATCGACCTGGGCATGGCGATGCGGCTGCGGTTCCAGGGTGCAGAGGCGATCGCCCATCGGGCGGGCTTCCAGGGCTGCCCGACGGTGGAGATGTCTTTTGATTTGCAGCCAGACCAAACCGTGGCGGTGGACAAGTGCGTGACGATCTACACCTCCCGTGACGGCGTGGCGTCCCCGGTGGCGACGGCCCAGGAGGCGATCGCGACCTTGCCGAGCTATGGAGAACTGCTGGCAGCCCATGAGGCGGCCTGGGCGGCGGTGTGGCGCACCAATGATGTGGTGATCGAGGGCGACGATGCCGCCCAGCTAGCCATTCGCTACAACCTGTTTCAGCTCCTGTCGGCGGCGCCGCGCCACAATGACCGCGTCAGCATCCCGGCCAAGACCCTCTCGGGCTTTGCCTACCGGGGACACGTCTTTTGGGATACGGAGATTTTTGTGCTGCCGATGCTGACGCTGACGCAGCCGGCGATCGCCCGCAATTTGCTCACCTACCGCTACCACACCCTGGCCGGAGCCCGGGCCAAGGCCAAGGCCCTCGGCTACGAGGGCGCAATGTACGTCTGGGAGAGCGCCGACACCGGGGAGGAAGTGACGCCCACCTGGGTCCCCCACTTCAATGGCAAGGATCTGGTGCGGATCTGGTGCGGCGATCTGGAGGTGCACATCAGCACCGATGTGGCCTACGCGGCCTGGCAGTACTGGCAGGCCACGGGCGATCGCGACTGGCTGCTGCGGTGCGGGGCCGAGATGATTCTCGATACGGCGGTCTTTTGGGGCAGCCGGGCCCAGTGGAATGCGGCGGGCGATCGCTACGATGTGCGCGACGTGATCGGCCCGGACGAATACCACGATCGGGTAGACAACAACGCCTTCACCAACCGGATGGTGCAGTGGCACTTGCAGACGGCGCTGGATCTGCTGGACTGGCTGCGCACCGAGGATCCGGAGCGAGCAGCGGCCCTCACCGCTCAGCTCGATCTCTCGGCGGCCCGTCTGGCTCACTGGCGCGCTGTGATCGAGAAGCTGTGGATTGCCTACGATCCAGAAACCCGCTTGGTGGAGCAGTTTGAGGGATTCTTTGGCCTAGAAGAGATTGACCTAGCGAGCTACGAACCCCGCGATCGCTCCATGCAGGTGATCTTGGGGATCGAGGGGGCCAGCGATCGCCAGGTGCTCAAGCAGGCCGATGTCTTGATGATGCTGTACCTGCTGCGCCAGGTTGCCTGGCAGCAGTCGCCAGAGGCAACGGCGGGGCTGGTGGGCTGCGATCGCGCCACCCTCCAGGCCAACTGGGACTACTACGTCCCGCGCACCGACCACACCTACGGCTCCTCCCTTGGCCCGCCCATCCACGCCGTGCTGGCCTGCGACCTCGACCAGCCAGAGGCGGCCTACGAGCACTTCATGCGGGCGGCTCTGGTGGACTTGGCAGACGTCCGGGGCAACGCCCACGAAGGGATCCACGCCGCCTCTGCCGGTGGCGTCTGGCAGGCGGTGATCTTCGGCTTCGGCGGGGTGCAGTTCACCCCCCACGGCCCCATCGCCGCGCCCAAGCTCCCCGCTCACTGGAAGCGTCTGGCTTTCCAGCTCCAGTGGCAGGGCCAAACCTACACCTTCGATCTGCGGGCCGAGCCGATGCGCCAGATCCAGCCGTCGCTATTGCCCATTCAGGGCGTGATTTTTGATCTCGATGGCGTCCTGACGGATACCTCAGAGTTTCACTATCTCGGCTGGAAACGGCTGGCGGATGAAGAAGGCTTGGCCTTCGATCGCGAGGCCAATGAGGCGCTGCGGGGGGTCTCTCGCCGGGACTCGCTGCGCCGCCTGCTGGGCGATCGCACCGTCACCGAGGCGCAGTTCCAGGCCATGATGGATCGCAAAAATCAGTACTATCTGGAGCTGATTCGCACCATTACCCCCGAGCACCTGCTGCCCGGCGTGAAAAATCTCCTAGAGGAGCTGCGATCGGCGGGCCTGCGCGTTGCCATCGGCTCCGCCAGCAAGAACGCCCAGGAAGTGGTGCAGCGCCTCGGGATTAGTCACTACATTGACGCGATCGCCGATGGTCACTGCGTTCTCCACTCCAAGCCCGCTCCCGACGTCTTTCTCTATGCCGCCAACCAGCTGGGGCTGACCTCCGCAGCCTGTGTGGTGGTGGAGGACGCCGCCTCGGGCATCGAAGCGGCGCTGCGAGCGGATATGTGGGCGGTGGGCCTAGGCCCCGTCGATCGGGTGGGCGCGGCGCATGTCGTCTTGCCCAACCTGGCTGATATCCACTGGTCCGAGCTGCTGCGACGACTCTCCTGGGTGGCGCACCCCTCCGCTCAGGGCGTGACGCTCCAGCACCTCCAGCAGCGATCGGCCCTGGCCAGCTAG
- a CDS encoding tetratricopeptide repeat protein: MKPLHFLLVTGLSLMALGSSPVSAQLPDSPETQSQETIKDLMWQGAQASLFSDYRKAEALLRQALALEPKDLLDRLAILNNLGNAVSGQGRYAEAELYYRQAIKLAPEDGLAASSLVNMYLKQSNLYQREERYDKAEAVLMRLRELDSDRMNQALAELYSFQGARYRDQGRYEEAEATLLKGLELENPPALSYASLGYFYHVRDRYEESIAAYEQALEIDPNNPNIRGGLENVRQDLQWRDRSSP, translated from the coding sequence ATGAAACCATTACACTTTTTGCTCGTGACAGGCTTGAGTTTGATGGCTTTGGGCTCCTCGCCTGTTTCTGCTCAGCTCCCAGATTCTCCTGAGACCCAGAGCCAAGAGACGATTAAAGACCTGATGTGGCAAGGGGCTCAGGCCTCTCTGTTCAGTGACTATCGCAAGGCCGAAGCGCTCCTACGCCAAGCGCTGGCGCTAGAACCCAAAGATCTGCTGGACCGATTGGCTATCCTAAATAATCTTGGAAATGCCGTGAGCGGTCAGGGACGCTACGCCGAGGCAGAGCTCTACTACCGGCAGGCCATAAAACTGGCACCAGAGGATGGGCTGGCAGCCTCTAGCTTGGTCAATATGTATCTGAAGCAAAGTAATCTCTATCAGCGAGAGGAGCGCTACGACAAAGCAGAGGCGGTGCTGATGCGGCTTCGAGAGTTGGATAGCGATCGCATGAATCAAGCTTTGGCAGAGCTCTATTCTTTTCAAGGGGCTCGATATCGCGACCAAGGGCGCTACGAAGAGGCTGAGGCCACTTTGCTAAAAGGGCTAGAACTTGAAAATCCCCCTGCGCTGTCCTACGCCAGTTTGGGATACTTCTATCACGTACGCGATCGCTATGAAGAGTCGATCGCTGCCTATGAGCAAGCCCTCGAAATCGACCCAAACAACCCCAATATTCGTGGGGGCCTAGAGAACGTTCGCCAAGATCTCCAGTGGCGCGATCGCTCTTCGCCGTGA
- a CDS encoding alpha/beta hydrolase — MLYREFTTQAEIDAQYDVEKSVPDFSIYADFYEQESQKARTGLECHLDIPYGPTLAEHLDIFPAEQPNAPILVFIHGGYWRLLSSKEFSFVAQGPVAAGVTVVVINYELCPKVTMDEIVRQNRAAIAWIYRHAESFGGDRQRIYVSGHSAGGQLTAMLMATAWERDYGLPQNVIKGGCAISGLFDLAPFPYSWLQPALQLTWAEVRRNSPLNHIPETAGPLIVTYGGDESSEFHRQSQTFLAAWRDRGLAGEYLPQPGLNHFTAIYGFAEKESPLCRKILAQIDGTAPPRPGEKPSRDRGAGGDRR, encoded by the coding sequence GTGCTTTACCGCGAATTTACGACTCAGGCGGAAATTGATGCCCAGTACGATGTCGAAAAATCGGTGCCAGATTTCTCGATCTATGCCGATTTCTATGAACAGGAAAGCCAGAAGGCCCGCACGGGGCTGGAATGTCACCTAGATATCCCCTACGGCCCGACCTTGGCTGAGCATCTCGACATTTTTCCAGCCGAGCAGCCCAATGCGCCGATTTTAGTGTTTATTCACGGGGGATATTGGCGGCTTCTCAGCAGCAAAGAGTTTAGCTTTGTGGCCCAGGGGCCAGTGGCAGCGGGGGTGACCGTCGTGGTGATCAACTACGAGCTGTGCCCCAAAGTGACGATGGATGAAATTGTGCGCCAAAATCGAGCGGCGATCGCCTGGATCTACCGCCACGCGGAGAGTTTCGGGGGCGATCGCCAGCGGATCTATGTATCGGGCCATTCGGCGGGGGGACAGCTGACGGCGATGCTGATGGCCACGGCGTGGGAGCGCGACTATGGTCTACCCCAAAATGTGATCAAAGGCGGCTGCGCCATTAGCGGTCTATTCGATCTGGCGCCCTTCCCCTATAGCTGGCTCCAGCCAGCGCTCCAGCTCACCTGGGCCGAGGTGCGGCGCAATAGTCCCTTGAACCATATTCCCGAGACGGCGGGGCCGCTGATTGTCACCTACGGCGGCGATGAGTCATCGGAATTTCACCGTCAGTCCCAAACCTTTTTGGCAGCGTGGCGCGATCGCGGCTTGGCGGGAGAATACTTGCCGCAGCCCGGGCTGAACCATTTCACGGCTATCTACGGCTTTGCTGAAAAAGAGAGTCCGCTGTGCCGCAAGATTTTGGCCCAGATCGACGGGACGGCCCCGCCCCGTCCAGGGGAGAAGCCGTCTCGCGATCGTGGTGCCGGGGGCGATCGCCGCTAG
- a CDS encoding tryptophan-rich sensory protein, with translation MQDGTVDPGRDRLRQGANLVAVLVSFGANTWSNVAPVGGMTVGDIANAFFTQVLVLPANYAFAIWGLIYVGLGAFAIYQFRSDQAANPRLRRLGYLLPLAALFQSVWVFTFEARQFWISCGLMMGILVCLMLIYHRLRSPQERPSRVEKWLVDRPFSLYLGWISVATVVNWAVTFYSVSWTGTPLTPAVWAVIMMAIAAGIAGFLTVRYGDVTYNLVTIWALVAIALRHGDTPVVPLTAGGLAIVLGILAAVSPRLRQSTPA, from the coding sequence ATGCAAGACGGCACAGTGGACCCAGGCCGCGATCGCCTGCGTCAGGGGGCAAATCTCGTGGCGGTTTTGGTGTCCTTTGGGGCCAACACCTGGTCCAATGTGGCTCCCGTTGGGGGCATGACCGTGGGTGATATCGCGAATGCTTTTTTCACTCAGGTGTTGGTGCTGCCTGCCAACTATGCCTTTGCCATCTGGGGCCTGATCTATGTGGGGCTCGGCGCCTTTGCGATCTATCAGTTTCGGTCAGACCAAGCGGCCAATCCCCGCCTGCGGCGCTTGGGCTATCTGTTGCCCCTCGCGGCGCTGTTCCAGAGCGTCTGGGTGTTTACGTTTGAGGCGCGGCAGTTCTGGATTAGCTGCGGCTTGATGATGGGAATTTTGGTCTGCTTGATGCTGATCTACCATCGCCTGCGATCGCCCCAAGAGCGCCCGTCGCGCGTCGAAAAGTGGCTGGTGGATCGTCCTTTTAGCCTGTATCTGGGCTGGATCAGCGTCGCAACGGTAGTGAACTGGGCCGTCACGTTCTATAGCGTGAGCTGGACCGGCACGCCCCTCACACCTGCCGTCTGGGCCGTGATCATGATGGCGATCGCCGCCGGGATTGCGGGGTTTCTGACGGTGCGCTACGGCGATGTAACGTACAATCTGGTGACGATCTGGGCGCTTGTGGCCATTGCCCTGCGCCATGGCGATACGCCCGTTGTGCCGCTGACGGCTGGTGGTTTGGCCATTGTTTTGGGCATATTGGCAGCAGTTTCTCCACGATTGCGCCAATCTACGCCGGCGTGA
- a CDS encoding ATP-binding protein: protein MRFLSLWDQPSPLRVVVVYAFISSLWILLSDHLIDQWIDSVALLTQLQTIKGWLFVLVTSGIIYAMIQRECQRLQRANALLQGIIESTPDAIFVKDLQGRYVLSNQGTLQALGLGAETQVLGCVDEDFWPQEVAAQLRADDRWVLEHQDLLKIEEELVTAQGPRVFLTTKTLWRDRQGEAVGVIGVARDLTERVAAEKALRESETRYRTLSETLEQRVQERTLELEQGQQQLTQIMAELKRSNQELEQFAYIVSHDLQEPLRSVESYTRLLAEKLGDRLDEQTQTYLHFVIDGAERMQQLIRDLLAYSRVGTTNRGFERTDCAEVLARVLRDLRVAIAESQATVTYDNLPVLCVDSLQLGQLLQNLLANAIKFCRDRLPQVHIQAQSMPLDALPAAALGRDTHETAPLKADDPVWLFSVRDNGIGIRDRYLDRIFVIFKRLHTRREFEGTGVGLAICRKIVERHQGRIWAESEPGVGSTFYFWLPEQPADPLRCRF, encoded by the coding sequence ATGCGTTTTCTTTCTCTTTGGGACCAGCCGTCGCCCCTCCGGGTGGTGGTGGTCTATGCGTTTATCAGTAGTCTCTGGATTTTGCTGTCCGATCACCTCATCGATCAGTGGATTGATAGCGTTGCGCTGCTGACTCAGCTGCAAACGATCAAGGGATGGCTGTTTGTGCTGGTGACGAGCGGCATTATCTACGCGATGATTCAGCGAGAATGTCAGCGTCTCCAGCGCGCCAATGCGCTGCTCCAGGGGATTATCGAGAGTACGCCCGACGCTATTTTTGTGAAGGATCTCCAGGGGCGCTATGTGCTGTCAAATCAGGGAACGCTGCAGGCGCTCGGCCTCGGGGCAGAGACTCAGGTTCTGGGCTGTGTGGATGAAGATTTTTGGCCTCAAGAGGTGGCGGCTCAGCTGCGCGCTGACGATCGCTGGGTTCTCGAGCACCAGGATCTTTTGAAAATAGAAGAGGAGCTGGTGACGGCTCAGGGGCCGCGAGTCTTTTTGACCACAAAGACCCTGTGGCGCGATCGCCAGGGAGAGGCGGTAGGGGTGATCGGCGTGGCGCGGGACTTGACGGAGCGGGTAGCCGCCGAAAAGGCGCTGCGAGAGTCGGAAACGCGCTATCGGACCCTCAGTGAAACGCTGGAGCAGCGGGTGCAAGAGCGGACGCTGGAGCTAGAGCAGGGCCAGCAGCAGCTCACGCAGATCATGGCTGAGCTGAAGCGATCGAATCAAGAACTGGAGCAGTTTGCCTATATTGTTTCCCACGATTTGCAGGAGCCCCTGCGATCGGTGGAGAGCTACACCCGTCTGCTGGCTGAGAAGCTGGGCGATCGCCTCGATGAGCAGACCCAGACCTATCTGCACTTTGTGATAGATGGGGCAGAACGGATGCAGCAGCTGATTCGCGATCTGCTGGCCTATTCGCGGGTGGGGACGACGAATCGTGGCTTTGAGCGGACAGACTGCGCTGAGGTTTTGGCGCGGGTGCTGCGCGATCTGCGGGTGGCGATCGCCGAGAGCCAGGCCACAGTGACCTACGACAATCTCCCGGTTCTCTGCGTCGACAGCCTCCAGCTGGGCCAGCTCCTGCAAAATCTCCTGGCCAACGCCATCAAGTTTTGCCGCGATCGGCTGCCCCAGGTGCACATTCAGGCCCAGTCGATGCCCCTGGACGCTCTGCCCGCTGCTGCCCTCGGGCGGGACACCCACGAGACGGCCCCCCTCAAGGCGGATGACCCGGTGTGGCTATTTAGCGTGCGCGATAACGGCATCGGCATTCGCGATCGCTATCTGGATCGGATCTTTGTCATCTTCAAGCGGCTGCACACCCGGCGCGAATTTGAGGGGACTGGGGTCGGACTGGCCATCTGCCGCAAGATCGTCGAGCGCCACCAGGGCCGCATCTGGGCGGAGTCTGAGCCCGGCGTGGGCAGCACCTTTTACTTCTGGCTGCCCGAACAGCCCGCCGATCCCCTGCGCTGCCGCTTCTAG
- a CDS encoding serine hydrolase: MPWILVSLVVLLWISYAPLPALAQPSGDRPTPSAVMQGRFSPESALARLFTASSLESAWFSDNFLQQVPLSQVQQILASLQQDLGAYQAIQTEGRNYRVIFERGTVLAWLALNTDGRIAGLFFQTPQAKAVELSEAIGRFQELSGEVSFSVTDGTREIAALNSDRPLAVGSAFKLAVLAELRSRIVQGEADWDTVIALTPEAKSLPSGFLQTWPDGSRLTLETLATLMISQSDNTATDQLILWLGRDSLAARSPRNTPFLTTREAFVLKDPANANLLRRYLQGTPDQRRALLANDVARLPLPDVASLVQQPRALEVEWFFSARDLCDLMGQVADLPLMGVNPGLANPKDWARVAFKGGSEPGVINLTTWLEAVDGRRYCVAATWNNPEQSEEARFSTLYSGVLEGLKTLERFPEEK; encoded by the coding sequence ATGCCCTGGATTTTGGTTAGCCTTGTGGTCCTGTTGTGGATCAGCTACGCTCCCCTGCCCGCTCTGGCCCAGCCTAGCGGCGATCGCCCTACTCCCAGTGCCGTTATGCAAGGTCGCTTTTCCCCCGAATCTGCCCTAGCGCGTCTTTTCACCGCGTCCAGCCTGGAATCCGCCTGGTTTTCAGACAATTTCTTGCAGCAGGTGCCCCTGAGCCAGGTGCAGCAGATTTTGGCGAGTCTACAGCAAGATTTGGGGGCCTACCAAGCGATCCAGACCGAAGGCCGCAACTATCGGGTCATCTTTGAGCGGGGGACGGTGCTGGCGTGGTTGGCGCTCAATACCGACGGCCGCATCGCGGGGCTGTTCTTCCAGACGCCCCAGGCCAAGGCTGTGGAGCTTTCGGAGGCGATCGGTCGGTTCCAGGAGCTCTCTGGCGAGGTGAGCTTCTCGGTCACGGACGGCACCCGCGAAATCGCCGCTCTCAACAGCGATCGCCCCTTGGCGGTGGGGTCGGCCTTCAAGCTGGCGGTCCTGGCTGAGCTGCGATCGCGCATTGTCCAGGGAGAGGCTGACTGGGACACCGTGATTGCGCTCACGCCCGAGGCCAAGAGCCTGCCCTCAGGATTTCTGCAAACCTGGCCCGACGGCTCGCGCCTCACCCTGGAGACCCTGGCCACGCTGATGATCTCCCAGAGCGACAACACGGCCACCGACCAGCTGATCCTCTGGCTGGGCCGCGACAGCCTCGCAGCCCGCTCCCCCCGCAACACGCCCTTTTTGACCACCCGCGAAGCCTTCGTTCTCAAGGACCCCGCCAACGCCAACCTGCTGCGGCGCTATCTCCAGGGGACGCCTGACCAGCGCCGAGCCCTGCTGGCCAATGACGTGGCGCGCTTGCCCCTGCCCGACGTCGCTAGCCTGGTGCAGCAGCCCCGCGCCCTGGAGGTGGAGTGGTTCTTCTCGGCGCGGGATCTGTGCGATCTGATGGGTCAGGTGGCGGACCTGCCGCTGATGGGCGTCAACCCAGGCCTGGCCAACCCCAAAGACTGGGCGCGGGTGGCCTTCAAAGGGGGCTCCGAGCCGGGGGTGATCAACCTGACCACCTGGCTGGAGGCGGTGGACGGTCGGCGCTACTGCGTGGCCGCCACCTGGAACAACCCCGAGCAGTCGGAGGAGGCGCGCTTTTCAACGCTCTATAGCGGCGTCCTCGAGGGCCTGAAAACGCTGGAGCGCTTCCCCGAAGAGAAGTAG
- a CDS encoding sugar MFS transporter: MALPYKGKAAKRVVGLTILFLVIELLDELVDGVRGAAWPLIRQDLDLSYFEIGLVLTFPSLIASMIEPVLGIWGDIGPRRHLILGGGVGFAIALYLIAQSQDFGLFLTGFVILYPASGSFVSLSQASLMDLDATRHEQNMARWALAGSLGNVLGPLILVGAIAWHGSWRGAFLALAALTGGVLALLWNYPIPSATSGLASDLTGDLAEDPPTASFRDGIHSAIAALRRSAVLRWLTLLQFSDLMLDVLRGFIALYFVDVLGTTPAQASFAIALWLSFGLLGDFLLIPLLERVRGLAYLRISTSLVLCLYPAFLLVPSLTLKLIILSGLGFLNAGWYSILQGQLYSAMPGQSGTVMTLNNIFGIAGGLAPLVLGLVAQQIGLEGAMWILLISPIALLIGLLR, encoded by the coding sequence ATGGCGTTGCCATACAAGGGCAAAGCAGCCAAAAGAGTGGTGGGACTGACCATTCTCTTTTTGGTGATTGAACTTTTAGACGAGTTGGTGGACGGAGTGCGGGGTGCGGCTTGGCCTCTGATCCGTCAGGACTTGGATCTCTCTTACTTCGAGATTGGGCTGGTGTTGACCTTCCCCAGCTTGATTGCCAGCATGATCGAGCCGGTGCTGGGTATCTGGGGTGATATTGGGCCGCGACGACACCTGATTTTGGGGGGAGGCGTTGGATTTGCGATCGCGCTATATCTGATTGCCCAGAGCCAGGATTTTGGGCTATTTCTCACTGGTTTTGTGATCTTGTATCCGGCGTCGGGCAGCTTTGTGAGCCTGTCCCAGGCCAGTCTGATGGATCTAGACGCCACTCGCCACGAGCAAAATATGGCCCGCTGGGCGCTGGCGGGTTCCCTAGGGAATGTCCTCGGTCCGCTGATTTTGGTGGGGGCCATTGCCTGGCATGGAAGCTGGCGGGGAGCCTTTCTCGCCCTCGCGGCGCTGACGGGCGGGGTTTTGGCGCTGCTTTGGAACTATCCAATTCCCTCTGCCACCAGCGGTCTAGCCAGCGATCTCACGGGTGATCTAGCCGAGGATCCACCCACCGCCAGTTTCAGAGACGGCATTCACAGCGCGATCGCCGCTCTGAGGCGTTCAGCGGTCCTGCGGTGGCTGACTCTCCTCCAGTTTTCTGATCTGATGCTGGATGTCCTGCGGGGATTTATCGCTCTGTATTTTGTTGATGTTCTGGGTACCACGCCAGCCCAGGCAAGCTTTGCGATCGCGCTTTGGCTCAGCTTTGGTTTGCTGGGAGACTTTCTGTTGATTCCTCTTTTGGAGCGAGTGCGGGGCTTGGCATATCTCAGGATCAGCACCAGCTTGGTCTTGTGTCTTTATCCAGCGTTTCTGCTCGTTCCCAGCCTGACGCTGAAGCTCATTATTTTGAGCGGCTTGGGTTTCCTCAATGCAGGCTGGTACTCGATCTTGCAAGGGCAGCTCTACAGCGCCATGCCGGGACAAAGCGGAACGGTAATGACCCTAAACAACATTTTTGGCATTGCTGGGGGGTTAGCCCCTTTGGTCTTGGGGCTGGTTGCTCAGCAAATAGGGCTCGAAGGCGCGATGTGGATCTTGCTCATCTCTCCCATTGCGCTGCTGATCGGGCTGTTGCGGTAG